Proteins from a genomic interval of Asterias rubens chromosome 16, eAstRub1.3, whole genome shotgun sequence:
- the LOC117300752 gene encoding uncharacterized protein LOC117300752: protein MFCNNCNKLVCTTCISKDHQTHSLIEINEASEKCKQGAKELAAELRQRIETYNIAIQEIDMSRKTLDSMFAATKEKITKKADEEIAKVAARIREEKQKLMQEAEQIYKDRVKTMQTARATNSKEINKAEHKQDEVNQLMDQQTKIVHHIKQLLQDLKEYREKKSTKVPNGLSYMDFKEGLKSLGRLVLKDKWTLKTERNKYKNIKQQMVEITACDVAAYSNSDIVVALWDNTSLIKIPAESNPQSYNVLQELSIQGITGPSRVTVNKNDELIVLDRGAVKIFNRNYQLLHQFNPGSEPSCIAVDDNNLIAVGYRTKAEISLHKPDGSIIRTLSAPGIDEYLTTHKQQLIYTNLRDNKLASVTYNGGMVFSVGINQSGRPRGVCCDKDGSIYVAVWRVPYSSSGDIDHYSPDGKYIGCIIKDCGYPNGITFTPAGDLVVATYDSVQIYQHE from the coding sequence ATGTTTTGTAACAATTGCAACAAGTTGGTATGCACAACTTGCATTTCAAAAGACCATCAAACCCATTCTCTGATTGAAATTAATGAAGCTTCAGAAAAATGCAAACAAGGTGCCAAAGAACTTGCAGCAGAATTAAGACAGAGAATCGAAACCTACAACATTGCCATTCAAGAAATAGACATGTCCCGTAAGACATTAGACTCTATGTTTGCTGCAACCAAAGAGAAAATCACCAAGAAGGCTGATGAGGAGATTGCCAAGGTGGCTGCCAGGATCAGAGAGGAGAAGCAGAAACTGATGCAAGAGGCTGAACAGATTTATAAAGACAGAGTCAAGACAATGCAAACTGCACGAGCTACAAACAGCAAAGAGATAAACAAAGCAGAGCACAAGCAGGATGAGGTAAATCAACTCATGGATCAACAGACAAAGATTGTACATCACATAAAACAACTCTTACAAGACCTCAAAGAATACAGAGAGAAGAAATCAACAAAAGTACCTAATGGGTTGAGTTATATGGACTTTAAAGAAGGCCTGAAATCACTAGGGAGACTGGTACTGAAAGATAAATGGACattaaaaacagaaagaaataaatacaagaaCATAAAACAACAGATGGTGGAGATTACTGCATGTGATGTTGCTGCATACTCTAATAGTGATATTGTTGTGGCACTTTGGGATAATACCAGCTTGATTAAAATACCAGCAGAGAGCAACCCTCAATCCTATAATGTCTTACAAGAACTATCAATCCAAGGTATTACAGGACCAAGCAGAGTGACTGTGAATAAGAATGATGAGCTCATTGTTCTAGATAGAGGAGCAGTCAAGATCTTCAACAGGAATTATCAGCTCCTCCATCAGTTCAATCCAGGCAGTGAACCATCATGTATTGCAGTGGATGACAACAATCTGATAGCAGTGGGTTATCGTACCAAGGCAGAGATCTCTCTACACAAACCAGATGGATCCATCATCAGAACACTGTCTGCTCCAGGGATTGATGAATACTTGACTACCCACAAACAACAACTCATTTACACCAACTTGAGAGACAATAAGTTAGCATCAGTAACCTACAATGGTGGAATGGTATTCTCAGTAGGTATCAATCAGTCTGGGAGGCCTCGTGGTGTGTGTTGTGACAAGGATGGTAGCATCTATGTTGCTGTATGGAGAGTACCATACTCATCATCAGGTGATATCGATCATTACAGTCCTGATGGCAAGTACATTGGATGTATCATCAAGGATTGTGGTTATCCCAATGGTATCACATTCACACCTGCTGGTGATCTGGTTGTGGCTACATACGATTCAGTTCAAATCTATCAGCATGAATAA